Proteins encoded by one window of Chrysiogenia bacterium:
- a CDS encoding phosphoglycerate kinase has protein sequence MSTTTTLYNFDDLDLQGKRAFIRVDFNVPIENGAVTDDSRIRAHLPTIGAVLAKGGSVILGSHLGRPKGKPSPEFSLEPVAAALGALLEKEVKFCPDCVGEQARELAAALQPGEVLLLENLRFHAEEEANDEAFGKQLAALADVYINDAFATAHRAHASTDAAPRAAAQKAAGKLLCEEVDYLQKSFSVPQRPLVAIIGGAKISSKIGVLEALVGKVDRLLIGGAMANTFLGALGMEVGASLVETDQYDTANEVLAAARAREVLVELPRDLVCQGPGGGSATVGATYLNASLAALDIGPHTRARFATLIADAGTVIWNGPMGMFEKSPYDEGTLAVARAVAQCQGLTIAGGGDTLAALNRLHLSDAIDHLSTGGGAFLEWIEGKALPGVEALRKG, from the coding sequence GTGAGCACGACAACGACCCTCTACAACTTCGACGATCTTGATCTTCAGGGAAAACGCGCGTTCATTCGCGTCGATTTCAATGTGCCCATCGAAAACGGCGCAGTGACCGACGACTCGCGCATTCGCGCCCACCTGCCGACCATCGGCGCGGTGCTGGCCAAGGGCGGCAGCGTGATCCTGGGCTCCCACCTGGGACGACCCAAGGGCAAGCCCTCGCCGGAGTTCTCGCTCGAGCCGGTCGCTGCAGCGCTGGGCGCCCTGCTCGAAAAGGAAGTGAAGTTCTGCCCCGACTGCGTGGGCGAGCAGGCCCGGGAATTGGCCGCCGCGCTCCAACCCGGCGAGGTGCTGCTGCTTGAGAACCTGCGCTTCCACGCCGAGGAAGAAGCCAACGACGAAGCCTTCGGAAAGCAGCTCGCCGCCCTGGCCGACGTCTACATCAACGACGCCTTCGCCACCGCGCACCGGGCGCACGCATCCACCGACGCCGCCCCGCGCGCGGCCGCGCAGAAGGCGGCCGGCAAGCTATTGTGCGAAGAAGTCGACTACCTGCAAAAATCCTTTTCCGTTCCCCAGCGCCCGCTGGTCGCCATCATCGGCGGCGCAAAGATTTCCTCGAAGATCGGCGTGCTCGAAGCGCTCGTCGGCAAGGTCGACCGCCTGCTCATCGGCGGCGCGATGGCCAACACCTTCCTCGGCGCGCTGGGAATGGAAGTGGGCGCCTCGCTCGTCGAGACCGACCAGTACGACACGGCCAACGAAGTGCTGGCCGCCGCGCGCGCGCGCGAGGTGCTCGTCGAGCTGCCCCGCGACCTTGTCTGCCAGGGACCCGGCGGCGGCAGTGCCACCGTCGGCGCGACGTATCTCAACGCCAGCCTCGCTGCGCTCGACATCGGCCCCCACACCCGCGCGCGCTTTGCCACGCTCATCGCCGACGCGGGCACCGTCATCTGGAACGGCCCGATGGGAATGTTCGAGAAATCCCCCTACGACGAGGGCACGCTGGCCGTGGCCCGCGCGGTGGCGCAGTGCCAGGGGCTCACCATCGCCGGCGGCGGCGACACGCTGGCCGCGCTCAACCGCCTCCACCTCTCGGACGCCATCGACCACCTCTCCACTGGCGGCGGGGCGTTCCTGGAGTGGATCGAGGGCAAGGCCCTTCCCGGCGTGGAGGCCCTGCGCAAGGGCTGA